A genome region from Ursus arctos isolate Adak ecotype North America unplaced genomic scaffold, UrsArc2.0 scaffold_18, whole genome shotgun sequence includes the following:
- the IFNK gene encoding interferon kappa, whose translation MSTKPDVIRKCLQSACLVGLLVTGILSLDCNLLHFHLRKVTWQNLRLLSSTSSSFPVECLRETKAFELPQEILSHTQPAKRYIKEAFYEMSIQAFNIFSQYTFTSTWEKDYLKQIQIGLDQQLQYLEQCLEEEEKEKEDSKELEEDGMNWSGALVPQLGNLELRRYFNRIDNFLKEKKYSHCAWEIIRVEIRRCFYYFQKFAALLRKK comes from the coding sequence ATGAGCACTAAGCCTGATGTGATTCGGAAGTGTTTGCAGTCTGCATGCCTTGTGGGTCTGCTCGTCACTGGCATCCTCTCTCTGGACTGTAACTTGCTGCATTTTCACCTGAGGAAAGTCACCTGGCAAAATCTGAGACTTCTGAGCAGTACGAGCAGTTCCTTTCCTGTAGAGTGCCTCAGGGAAACCAAAGCTTTTGAGTTGCCCCAAGAGATCCTATCACACACCCAGCCTGCCAAAAGGTACATCAAGGAGGCCTTCTATGAAATGTCCATACAGGCCTTCAACATCTTCAGTCAGTACACCTTCACATCCACTTGGGAAAAGGACTACCTGAAACAAATCCAAATTGGACTCGACCAGCAGTTGCAGTACTTGGAACAATgcttggaggaagaggagaaagaaaaggaagactcGAAAGAGTTGGAAGAGGATGGGATGAACTGGTCAGGAGCTCTGGTCCCCCAGCTGGGCAACCTAGAACTGAGGAGATATTTCAATAGGATAGACaactttctgaaagaaaaaaaatacagtcattGTGCCTGGGAAATCATCCGAGTGGAAATCAGAAGGTGTTTCTACTACTTTCAGAAATTTGCAGCACTGCTCAGGAAGAAATaa